TTTATGTAAATATATATGAAGTATTGCTTGATATGGGAAACAAGAAAGTGTCGAACTTACGATAATGTTTTGCTTCTTGGGGTTATAATCCACGTCCCGTATATGTGCATGTTCAATTGCAGTTGATTTTCTGAGAATGGTacatttaaagataaatataaCTACAACatttcaataaccgaactacaGATAAAAACATAGTAAATAGTAGAAGGTCAAGATAAAGTATTAACTCCATAGAACGTAGATCCCACAACTGAAGTGACGAATCAGATATTGCAGCAACTGAATTATGATTGTGTGGATCCCAAGCTCCACCACGTAAATTTGGAAGCATGTCAGCTGATCCTTGTGAGATCACCTGTAATGTATGAATTCAAATTAACACCATTGTGAGGTATGAAGTATATAAACAGATGGTCTGTAGGTTCTTGACATTTCATAATCTGGTACTTAAGTTAATGTTTGAAAACAGAGAAAGTATTTTGCAAGTATGCTGATGatatattgatgaacagaaggaTGATGGCACACCTTAGCTGATTTATTTGACGTGTCTATGCTCCAAAGAAAAATATTTCGGTCATCAATGCTAATTAGTTTATCATGCTTTCCAAGTGGCCACCAGATCACACTGCAAACCAGCTTAGAGGTGTCAAGAACCATGAATAAAGATGACACACATATCACAAGCAGCTTTTAAGAATATGAAACAAGTGAGActagtttaaaagatttatatcgaaatAACTATAGAAGTTGAAATAAAACATTCTCATCTATTATGTCCTTCACGAGCACTGTGGGAAATAATCCTTGTATTGCTTAATTGGTGCTCATAATGTGAAACACGTGCAGCATGCTAGATAGGAAAGAATTCATTGCATCTTTCTTAGTAACTATACTCTTATCTCAATGTTCATGTGTAGCGAACAAGTGATGTAGTCACAAAAATGAGGCCAAAATAATATAACTACAAATAAACACCATGCGGTTCAGGAAGGAACATTAACCCCACATTTGCATTTCAGCCACCAAAGTTGGACACATAAGTCTGAAATTCAAAGCATAGGAAGAATCTATCTAGTACAGTAAGTAGATCAAACATCACTAGAGCAACCAAAAATCAACAGAAACAGGAGTGCACCGTCTAATCTTGCCCCTATGCCCACTAAGCTCAAAGAGCTGGTCAAGTTGCGGTGAGTTTGATTGCCCATTGACCTCTGGCATCTTCCAAACTGACGCACCATAGCCCTCACCTGGCATTCACATCACGAAATTTTCAAATTACAAGAAAATCACACACTACAGATTTGCAAATTGCAATGCTCACGAACAGAGAGGCAACTTTTCCGTTCTTTACCAGACGTGTAGACTGTGGAGAAGATCCTGTGATCGAAGGGGCATGATTTGAGGTCCCAGATCTCGTCGGGGTGGTAGAAGAGGCCATCGCACACCAGCTCGCCCTCCGCCGGCGAAAGCCGGATCAGGTGCACCTACTTGGACGCACGCAGAGGATTCGAGATCCAAATCAAATCTCACCCCATTTCCCCTGACAGAAAAAGTACTAGGAGTACTCGAATCGCAATCCCACCAGGCGCGACGCGCGGCGAGACACGCACCTCGTTCTCCTCCTTGAGGCTGAGGGTGCCGGCGAGGAAGGTGGTCGAGCCGGCGTCCGCGCGCACGTCGGCGATACACCGCGCCTGCAAGtgcagagagagaggaggaagggGTTAAGACAGGTCGCTCAAGAAGGTTCCAGAAAGCGCCGTGCCGCTGCTGCTTTGCTTGCCTGGTACTTGAGGCCGCCATAGACGATGCCGCTGGATCCGCCCTGCATTCTCGCGCGCGCTTCGGATCCGCGCGGCGACGCCGCTGATCGCTCGCTCCGAGACGGGAAGAGACCGCGCGGAGCAGGCAGCCGCCTTCCACACTACTTTAGACGAAGAAAGAATACGCTTTGGCAGAGTGAAAGCGTATTTCTTAGGAAATACGTGTTCAGAGAGGAGCTGGCGCAATGGCAGAGGAAGACGAAGCGGATGGTGACGTGGAGGAGGAAGCGGATGACGGGACGGCTGTGGACGTGGCGCAACGGGCATCGGCTGGTCCGCATCCCCTCTCCACCACTCCTCCCCACCCCAAAAGCATCGCGGCGGGCCACGCCACGTCGCCACCAGCCGCCCCTTGCCCACCGCCATGGCGTCGACCAGCCTCGCCGCGCTGCCATCGCAGCTCGCTTCCCCGGGCCGcctgcgccgccgcgccgctctCTCCTCTGCTAGCCGCTCGAATCTCCTCCTCCACCGCGCAACCAAAGGTACCCCCGCCATTTTGCTTCCCGTTCCCGAGAGCCGCCTGCGAGTCGTGCGCTGCCTCCCGGGTAACAGAGTGCGTGTTTGCTTCTGCAGGTGGATCGCGATGCAGGCTGGCGGTGACCTGCAACGCGCAGGCGGTGGCGCCGACCAGCATTGCGCAGGGGACGCCCGTCCGACCGACGAGCATACTGGTGGTGGGCGCCACGGGGACGCTGGGGCGGCAGGTGGTCAGGAGGGCGCTGGACGAGGGCTACGACGTCAGGTGCCTCGTCAGGCCGCGCCCGGCGCCCGCAGATTTCCTCCGGGACTGGGGCGCCACTGTCGTCAATGTACGGTTACCTTGGGTTGCCATTGCTACTACACTATTCAATCTGTGCAATTGTACCTGTTTTCGCTGTTGGTGGTAATTTTGTGTGCTTTGCATTCGAACTGATTAGGCCGACCTCAGCAAGCCGGAGACCATACCTGCGACACTTGTTGGTATTCACACAGTCATTGACTGTGCGACAGGACGGCCAGAAGAGCCCATCCGGACGGTATGCTACGGCCATTTCAGTGAATACAGTAACAAATTATTGTACTTCTCTGTTGTCCTGAATATTATTCTTGCATTAATATGTTTTTGCTGGTTGTTACTCAAGCTAATTCTATTGCTCTTAGTAGTGAAGAATTTCATCTGGCTGCATTTTTTGTTGTCGTAAGGATGGCGTGCTCTTGTATTGTACAAACATATATGCCATGGATCACTTGATTAGACTTGCTGATGGTTATTCCATTTAGGTAGATTGGGAAGGAAAAGTTGCTCTAATACAGTGTGCAAAGGCTATGGGAATTCAAAAGTATGTGTTCTATTCCATCCACAACTGTGACAAGCATCCTGAGGTTCCCTTGATGGAAATCAAGTATTGCACTGAGAAGTTCATTCAGGACAGTGGTCTGGATTATATCATCATCCGTTTGTGTGGTTTCATGCAGGTAGATTTGATCCTCTCCGTGTGATTCTGAGTCTTTGGCTAGAAAACGCTTTCTTACTGTCAATGATCCTAGTGAAGTACAATGATGATAGGTTACAAAAGGCAGTTCCTTGTTAGTGGAACTATACTATTAAAAGATCAAGTGGCGACATGACCTCGAGTTGATACATCGTGCCATTGTCATATTTGCTTGTTATATCCAGAAATAAATTCCTGTCTAACATTGGTTGCAATAGGGCCTTATTGGGCAATATGCTGTGCCTATACTAGAAGAGAAGTCTGTCTGGGGAACTGATGCTCCAACTCGGATTGCTTACATGGATACTCAGGTCTATATTTCCTCCTTGTCCATTTGAAAATGGGATCACCAATCTCTTTTTGGACCTCTCCACACCTTTCCTTTGACACATTCTGGTTAAATTATAGGACGTAGCTCGACTAACGTTTATAGCTATGCGGAACGAGAAGGCCAACAGGAAACTCATGACTTTTGCTGGCCCACGAGCTTGGACAACTCAAGAGGTATTAAACTGCACACTGTCGTTTTGAAggaaattaattacatagtatGTCCAGAAAAGTTTTGAACAATAAATCTATCTTCATATATTATTAAGTTTGTATCACTGTTGTCTTTCAAACTGTTATACAGTTCATTTTGTTTGTGATGCTAGATATTGTAAATGATGCTTCTCAGAATTATGTTTATTGTTTGtacttcatctttttttttctttattttgccTCTCCAGGTGATTACTTTGTGTGAGAGATTAGCTGGGCAAGATGCCAATGTAACCACTGTCCCTGTTGCAGTCTTGAGATTTACTCGTCAGTTGACACGGTTCTTCCAATGGACAAATGATGTGGCTGACAGACTGGCATTTTCAGAGGTTATCATGTTGTCCTTTCTGTTCAGTCTACATGTGTCCATGTAATGGTAACCTGTACCATAGCTTGTGAAAACTAATAGAACATTTCTTTAAACCAGGTGCTCTCAAGTGACACAGTTTTCTCTGCTCCAATGAATGAGACC
This window of the Sorghum bicolor cultivar BTx623 chromosome 7, Sorghum_bicolor_NCBIv3, whole genome shotgun sequence genome carries:
- the LOC8058012 gene encoding WD repeat-containing protein DWA2 gives rise to the protein MQGGSSGIVYGGLKYQARCIADVRADAGSTTFLAGTLSLKEENEVHLIRLSPAEGELVCDGLFYHPDEIWDLKSCPFDHRIFSTVYTSGEGYGASVWKMPEVNGQSNSPQLDQLFELSGHRGKIRRVIWWPLGKHDKLISIDDRNIFLWSIDTSNKSAKVISQGSADMLPNLRGGAWDPHNHNSVAAISDSSLQLWDLRSMEKSTAIEHAHIRDVDYNPKKQNIIATAEDEFGIRLWDLRMLKHPLKDLPGHSHWTWAVRHNPEYDELLLSAGTDSTVNLWLAKVSSDDSESDSPSGSPNRQEEPLLNSYTDYEDSIYGIAWSSHDPSLFASLSYDGRVVLESVKPYLQRK
- the LOC8058013 gene encoding uncharacterized protein ycf39, which gives rise to MASTSLAALPSQLASPGRLRRRAALSSASRSNLLLHRATKGGSRCRLAVTCNAQAVAPTSIAQGTPVRPTSILVVGATGTLGRQVVRRALDEGYDVRCLVRPRPAPADFLRDWGATVVNADLSKPETIPATLVGIHTVIDCATGRPEEPIRTVDWEGKVALIQCAKAMGIQKYVFYSIHNCDKHPEVPLMEIKYCTEKFIQDSGLDYIIIRLCGFMQGLIGQYAVPILEEKSVWGTDAPTRIAYMDTQDVARLTFIAMRNEKANRKLMTFAGPRAWTTQEVITLCERLAGQDANVTTVPVAVLRFTRQLTRFFQWTNDVADRLAFSEVLSSDTVFSAPMNETYQLLGVDGNDILSLEKYLQDYFTNILKKLKDLKAQSKQTDIFF